The following are from one region of the Nocardioides marmotae genome:
- the tmk gene encoding dTMP kinase, which produces MHPTTGVLVCFEGGEGSGKSTQSRRLRAWLETEGYPVVLTFEPGDTEVGRELRRLVLDPDTGALDPRTEALLYAADRAEHVARLVRPALDRGEVVVMDRYVDSSLAYQGAGRDLDVAMVERISRWATDDLRPHLTVVLDLEPEEGLGRFAERDKIEGEGLAFHRRVREAFVAMAAADPDHYLVLDARAPVEEIAAAVRARVEPLLGQARR; this is translated from the coding sequence GTGCACCCAACGACCGGCGTCCTCGTCTGCTTCGAGGGTGGCGAGGGCTCGGGCAAGTCCACCCAGTCCCGCCGGCTCCGCGCGTGGCTGGAGACGGAGGGCTACCCCGTCGTGCTCACCTTCGAGCCCGGCGACACCGAGGTCGGCCGCGAGCTGCGCCGCCTCGTGCTCGACCCCGACACCGGCGCGCTCGACCCGCGCACCGAGGCGCTGCTCTACGCCGCCGACCGCGCCGAGCACGTCGCCCGGCTGGTGCGGCCCGCGCTGGACCGCGGCGAGGTGGTCGTGATGGACCGGTACGTCGACTCCTCGCTGGCCTACCAGGGCGCCGGCCGCGACCTCGACGTCGCGATGGTCGAGCGGATCTCGCGCTGGGCCACCGACGACCTGCGCCCGCACCTGACCGTCGTGCTCGACCTCGAGCCGGAGGAGGGGCTGGGCCGCTTCGCCGAGCGGGACAAGATCGAGGGCGAGGGCCTGGCGTTCCACCGGCGGGTCCGCGAGGCGTTCGTCGCGATGGCTGCCGCCGACCCCGACCACTACCTGGTGCTGGACGCCCGCGCGCCCGTCGAGGAGATCGCCGCGGCCGTGCGCGCCCGGGTCGAGCCGCTGCTCGGGCAGGCCCGCCGATGA